The sequence CGGAAGACCGGCGAGTTGCGGCGCAACTGGAGGCGGAGCAGCAGCGCGATGCCCGCCGCCTGCTGCGAGAGCGGCGCGCGGGTGCGGGTGCGGGTCACGGCGGGCATCCCGTGGGCGGCGGTCTCCCGCGCGTCGTCCGGGACGCGCGAGGAGGTGCCGCCGCTCGGGTCGGCGGTGTCGCGCACGTCGTCGAGCAGCGCGCGCAGGCGGCGCGCGGCCCGCAGCGGGGGCCCGGAGAGCAGTTCCTCGGTGTCGGGCGTGCGCAGCACGGCCTTCGTCGCCGCCGGTACGCGCACCGGCTGTCCGCGCCGCACCGCGCGGGCGCACGCGTCGAGCACCGTGCCCGCCGCGTAGAGCAGTTCGCGCACCCGCTCGCGCGCGGGCCCCTCGGCGGGGACCCCGAGGCCGGGGTCGGCGAGCGAGGCGAGCACGGGCCTGATGCGCTCGGCGACCCCGCGCGGTCCGCGCAGCTCGACGGGGCGGCGGCGGGCCTGCCCGGGGGTGAGCACGGCGGCCTTGCGGGCCTCCATGAGCGGCTCGGGGTCGAAGTCGGCGACGGGGTCCTGGCGCAGCCTGCGCGCGTAGTCGGCGACGGCGGCGAGCGCGTCGGCGAGGGCGTCGCGGTGCGCGCCCCAGCGCCGGATCGGTACGAGCCAGACGAGCCCGGCCTGCACGAGCCCCCCGGCGGCGATCACCGCCGCGTGCCCGAGCGCGGAGACGACGGAGCCCGGGAGCGTCACGGTCACCATGACGATGGAGACGTTCGAGGCGGCGATGATCCCCGCGGTGGGCCCGGCCGCCCAGGCCATCCCGGCGGCGAAGGCCCACAGCATGAGCAGCGGCACGAAGATCCACAGGTGGACGACGCACACGTACCCGAGGAAGGTGGAGAGGGCGAGGCTGAACCCGGAGGCGAGCGCGAGCAGCGGCCGGGGCCGCCAGGAGCGCTGGAAGGTGGCGACGGCGGCGGAGAACGCGCCGAAGGCGGAGGAGGCGGCGACACCGGGCCCGAAGAGGTCGAGGCTCAGCAGGACGACGAGCGCGAGCCCGGCGGCGCCGCGCAGCGCGACGAGCGGCACGAGGCGCTTGCGTTCCACTTTGAGGCCGGACCGGGAGGTCTCGGCCAGGGCGTTGAGCCAGCTCACGCCTTCACCATACGGACATAAGGGGTGCCCGGTGCGGCTGGCTCAGCGTGCGGGTGAGGCACCCCCGGGGGCTCCGCCCCCGCCCCCGCTCCTCAAACGCCGGAGGGGCTGGTGGTTGAGGTCCGCTCTCGACGCGGCCTCGGTCCCCCGCCGCCACCCCGCCTCGTCGCTGACCCCCCGCACCCGCGCCGCCTTCGTCCTCGGGAACATCCGCTCCGTCGCCTCCGTGACGGCCACGTCCCGCGCCGCGAGGACCGGCAGCACCTCCGGCTCCGCCGACTCCGTCACCGTGGCCTCGGCCGTCTCCTCCAGCCTCGTCCCGACGTGCTCCGCGTACGCGAGCAGGAAGGACTGCCGGAACGTCTTCGTCCGCCGCCGCCCCGCGGCCCTCGTCTCCGCCTCCGCGCGCGTGAGCGCGGTGTGCGCCTGCACGAGGAGCGAGGTGTGCAGCAACTCGACGGCCGCGAGGTCCCCCGCGTCCCCCACGACGGTCGAGAAGCCGTGCTCCTCGTTCCACACCGCCCGGCAGCCGCTCGCGCGGGCAACCGCGTCGAGGAGGATCGCCTGCGCCTCGCCGTACGGCGGCTCGACGCCGATCCGGCAGGCGGCGACGCCCTCGCCGGGCCCGGCGGGCACGCCCGCGAGGCGCGCGGCGTCGATGCGGTGGCGGGTCATGAGTTCCTGCGCCTTCGCGCTGAGCGCCTCGGCCTCCGCCGGGTACGCGGTCGCCTCGGCCTTGGCGAGCAGCGCGCGGACGCGGGTCAGCTCGCGGTCGTCGGTGGGCAGCGGCGCGGTCGGCAGGGAGCCGGGCGGCGGGCCGACGGGCTCGATCGCGGGGACCTTGAAGAGCAGCCGGTACAGCTCGACGGCCTCGACGGCCGCGCTGAAGCGGTCCGGGCGTATGCCCTCGCCGGTGTCCCCGGCGTCGAGGTCCGCGAGCTGGGCCTTCCAGCGGGGGTCGAGGCGCGCGTACCGGCGGGTCTCCTCGCGGACGAGAACGGCGTACCGCAGGCTGTGCGCGGGCCGCAGGTCGCGGCGGACGAGCCGCGCGAGGTCGGCGGGCTCCCAGCCGCGCCGCCAGGCCGCGCCGAGGAGCGCGGTGCCGCGCTCGGTGAGCAGGGCGTGCGCGGTCGTGGCGGGGAGTGCGGCGAGGAGGGAGGCGGCGGTGTCGAGAGAACGATCGGTCTCCTCGGCGAGCGCGGCGCCGAGCGCGTCCCGCGCGGAATCAGCCGCAGGCCGCTCACCCGAAGGGGTGTCGCGGGGGACGCGGCCGTCCTGGTGGCTCTTGCGGGTCTTACCGGTCTCGCGGGGCACTCCCCCATTGTCCACACCCTGTGGACAGCCCGGCGCGGGCGCCCGTTGTCGGACCCCCCTGCAAGACTCGTACACATGAACGATCCCGCTGTCCGCTGGCTGCTCACCTCCGCGGACGCGGAGGGCCCCGGCGTGCGCGTCGCCCCGCTCACCCCCGAGGGCGCGCTCGCCGCACCCCCGGTCGCCGAGCCGGACGCGGCGACGGCGGTGCGCTCGCGCCCCGGCGTGGGCCGCTGGGTCTGGCGCGCGACGCCGCACGTGTACCCGGCGCTGCTCGCCGCCGGGGTCCGCGTCGAGCGGTGCTACGACATCGAGGCGGCCGAGACGCTGCTCCTCGGCCACGAGGGCCGGTACGGGCAGCCCCGCGCGCTCGCCGCCGCGTGGGCGCGCCTGCGCGATGCGCCCGTCCCCGAGGACCCGCCGGGCCCCTCGGCGGAGCCCGACGCGCAGTCGTCCCTCTTCGACCCCCGTCCCGCCCCGCTCCCGCCCGAGGCGGTCGCCGAGGTCTACGCGGAGCAGTTGCGCCGCCACGCGAGGACGGGCCACCCGGGCCGCTTCACGCTCCTCACCGGCACGGAGTCGGCGGCGACGCTCGTCGCGGCCGAGCTGAACGCGACGGGCCTGCCCTGGAGCGCGGAGCGGCACAAGGACCTCCTGCGCGAGCTGCTCGGCGAGCGGTACGCGGGCGGCGGCGAGCCGCGCGGGCTCGCGGAGCTGGCGGAGGAGATCTCGCGCGCGTTCGGCAGGCGCGTCCGCCCCGACCTGCCCGCCGAGGTGCTGCGCGCCTTCGCCGAGGCGGGCGTGAAGCTCACCTCGACGCGGCGCTGGGAGCTGGAGAAGGTCGACCACCCGGCGGTCGCCCCGCTCCTGACGTACAAGAAGCTCTACCGCGTGTGGACGGCGCACGGCTGGAGCTGGCTCGCGGACTGGGTCCGCGAGGGCCGCTTCCGCCCCCGGTACGTGGTGGGCGGCGCGGTCTCCGGGCGGTGGACGACGGCCGGGGGCGGCGCGCTCCAGATCCCGAAGGTGGTGCGCCGCGCGGTCGTCGCGGACCCGGGCTGGCGCCTCGTGGTGGCGGACGCGGCCCAGATGGAGCCGCGCATCCTCGCCGCCGTCGCGGGCGACACGGCGCTCCTGGACGTGGCGGCGAAGGCCGACGACCTCTACGCGGCGGTCTCGGACCGCGCCTTCGCGGGCGACCGCGACCGCGCCAAGATCGCCGTGCTCGGCGCGATCTACGGCCAGACCTCGGGCGACGGCCTGAAGAACCTGGCGGCGCTGCGCCGCCGCTTCCCGAAGGCGGTCGCCTACGTCGACGAGGCGGCCCGCGCCGGCGAGGAGGGCCGCCTGGTGCGCACCTGGCTGGGCCGCACGTGCCCCCCGCTGGGCGGCGAGGTCCAGGAGGAAGCGGGCATCCCCCAGGAGGACGAGCCCGCCCCGTCCCCCTCCGCGTCCCGCGCCCGGGGCCGCTTCACGCGCAACTTCGTCGTCCAGGGCGCGGCGGCGGACTGGACCCTCCTCCTCCTGGCCGCCCTCCGCCGAGAACTCCACACCCGAGAAGCGGAGTTGGTCTTCTTCCAGCACGACGAGGTCATCGTCCACGCCCCCGCGTCGGAGGCGGCCGAGATCCCCGCCCTGATCACGGAAGCGGCCCGCGAGGCCACCCGCGTCTGCTTCGGCGACACCCCCCTCCGCGTCCCCTTCACCACGGCGATCGTGGAGTGCTACGCGGACGCGAAGTGACGCACGAGGACGCGTGGTTGCTGCCACACTCGTGGGGATGACGGGTGACGGGGGTGGACGGTCTTGGTCTTCGCGGAGACGGCGGCGCTGCGGCTGGGGTCGAAGGTGGCGGGCGCGGCGGGCAGGGCGTGGCTGAACCGGGGGCGGCGCACACAGGAACGGGCGCTCACCATGGAGGAGCTGATCCGCCTGCGCCTGCCGGGCGTACGGCTCCAGCGGGAGGTCGAGGCCCAGTTCACGCACATCACGAACGCGGTCTTCGACCGTCTCGAACCCTCCCTGCGGCACTCCTTCGAGCGGCGCGAGGAGAACAGCCGTCAGGCCGTCGTGGACGCGGTGGCCGACACCTTCGCGAAGGGCGACCTCTCCGACGACGCGCTCTTCGCGACGGACGTACGCGCCCCCGAACTCGTCCGCCACCTCGTCACCACGACGACTCCCCCGCCCGGTCTGGACGCCGAGGAGACCCGCCTCTACGAGCTGCTCCTGGCGGAGTGCGCCGAGTACTACGTACGGATCGTGCGTGGCCTGCCCGTCTTCGAGGAACGCGCGGTGGCCGAGCTCCTGGCCCGTACGGCGACGGTGGGCGCGGAGATCGCCCGCGTTCTCGAACGCCTCCCGGACCGCTCGCACTTCGCCCCCGAGGGCACGGACCTGGACGCCGCCTTCCGCCGCGAGTACCTCGCCCTGCTGAGCCGCGACCTGGACGAGGTGGAGATGTTCCGCCGCGTCCCCGGCCAGGACTCCCCACCGCGCGTGCCGCTGTCCGTCGCGTACATGAGCCTGCGCACGCGCGGCGAGGAGGGCCCCGCACGCACTCGTCGGCGCCCCTCCGTCGCCGGACGGCTCGACATGGGGCAGTGGGAGGCGGCGGCCGAAGCCCGTTCGCTGCGCGTCGAGAGCGCGCTGAGCACCCGCGCCCGCGTCCTGCTGCGCGGCGAAGCCGGTACGGGCAAGACGACGCTCCTGCGCTGGCTCGCCGTCACCGCCGCGCGCGGCGCCTTCACGGGCGAGCTGAGCGAGTGGAACGGCCTGACGCCGGTCCTCGTGAAGCTCCGCGAGTACGGCGGGGGCAGGCCCCCACTGCCGGAACGGATGCTCGACGGCGTGGCCGGGATGATCACCGGGATCATGCCCCGGGGCTGGGCGGAACGCGAACTCTCCGCCGGTCGGGTGCTGTTGATGGTCGACGGCATCGACGAGCTGGTGGCCGGGGAACGCCCGGCGGTACGGGACTGGCTGCGCCGCCTGCTCGGCGTGTACCCGGACATCCGCGTCGTCGTCACCTCGCGCCCGGCCGCGGCCCGCGCGGGCTGGCTCACCGCCGAGGGCTTCACGCCCCTCCACCTCGACCGCATGTCCCCCTCCGACCTCGCCGGCTTCGTCCGCCGCTGGCACCAGGCGGTGCGGGCTTCCGGCAGCGCACTGCCGTGCGCGCCGGAGGAACTCCCCGAGTACGAGGAGGCATTGCTCACCGCGCTCAAGGACCGCGCCCACCTCCAGGCCCTCGCGGGAACCCCGCTCCTGGCCGCGATGCTGTGCGCGATGCACCTCGCCCAGGGCCGTCGGCTCCCGCAGAACCGGATGGAGTTGTACCGGAACGCCCTCAACACCCTCGTCCACGAGCGCGACGCGGACCGCGGCATCCCCAGCGCGGCCGACACCCGCCTCACCTTGGACGACAAACTCGTCCTCCTCCGCGACCTCGCCTGGCGCCTCTCGGACAACAACCGCAGCGAGATCGACGTGCCGCGCGCCGCCGCCTGGATGGACCAGCGCCTGCGCACGATGCGGCACGTGGCGGACCTGAGCGGCGCGGCTGTCCTCGACCAGCTCCGCCACCGCTCCGGCCTCCTGCGCGACCCCGCCGAGGACCGCATCGACTTCGTCCACCGCACCTTCCAGGAGTACCTGGCGGCGGCGGAGGCGGTCGACGCCGACCGCGTCGGCAACCTGGTGGGCCGCGCCCACCTCGACCTGTGGCGCGAGACGATCGTCCTGGCCGCGGGGCACGCGCAGACGCGACAGCGCGAGGAATTGCTGAACGGGATTCTCGACCGGGCCGACGCGGAGCGGAAGTACGCGCGGAAGCTGCGGCTGGTGGCGGCCTCGTGCCAGGAGACGTGCACGTCACTACCGGTGGGCGTCGCGGAACGGGTCGACGCGGCGATCGACAGGCTCCTCCCGCCCCGCCGCTCGACGGACCCGGCGGCCCTGGCGGCGGTGGGGCCGAGCCTCCTGCGGAAACTGCCGAGGGCGCTGGAGGGACTGAGCCCAACGGTGGCAGCGCGGACGGTGGAGACCGTGGCACTGATCGGCGGGGAGGAGGCGCTGGGGATGCTGGCGACGCACGCGGTGCGCGCGGACACGAAGACTGTCGACGCCCTCGTCGAGGCATGGTCCTACTTCCCGGCCGAGCGCTACGCACGCGACGTGCTGGCGGTCATGACCCTGGAATCCGTCTTCGTGGTCCTCAAGCACGCCGGGCAGGTACGCGCGGGGAGGACCGTGCCCGGGATCACGGATGTCGGGATCCCCCAACGCCCCGCGGAGCACAAGGGCGTCTTCCAGGAGATCGCGGCCTACCCCAACCTGGCCCGCCTGTCTGTGTATCTGCGGTCGGACGACACGCTGCGCGCCCTGACCCGTACACCGATGCCCCGGCTCACGACGCTCTCGGTCCGCAGCACCCAAGGGGCGACCACGGTCCCCGACCTGAGTGCCTTCGCCGCTCTCGAAGCATTCGTCCTCGGCGGATTCGACGTGAGCGCGTGGCGGAGCGGTGCGCTGGGCACCCCGCCGGAGCTGTGGCACCTGATGCTGAGCGGTTGCACCCTCGACTCCACCGCCCCCTTCCCCTTCTCCTCCCTCCCGTCCCTCACCCACGTGACCCTGGACGACTGCCGCCGGACCGACGGCACTCCCCTCACGGAACTCAGCCTTCCCGGCATCGTCGTCATGTCGCGGGACTGACGCGTCCCGCCCTCACACCACCCCCGCTCCCATCCACACCCCCACCACCGTCACCGCCGCGTTGAAGGAGGATGCCGCCGAGACCACGACGCCGCCGCCCGCCATCAGCACCGCCCACCCCACCGGCCCCCACAGCGCCCCCGTCCAGCGCGCCACCGGCGCCGGGGCGAGCAGCGCCGCCACGCGCCGGGGCACCGGGCCCGGCGCGGCGAAGGCAGGGAGGAGGCCCGCGCTGTCGTCGCGCCCCCGCGAGGAGAGCGCCGCGCGGCCCACCGCCCGCGCCGTCACCCGCCGGTCCCCCACGACCCGGGCCGCCTCCTCGTCCGCCCACCGCTCGGCGCCGTACGCGAGCGCGCCGACGAGCGGGCGCAGCAAGGGGTTCGCGCACGCCGCGAGGCGCGCCACGAGGAGGAGGCCGTGGTGCCGGCCCGCGAGGTGGGCGCGCTCGTGGGCGAGCACGGCCGCGTACTCGCGCTCCGTCAGGCACTCCCGCATCCCGCGCGAGACCACGACGAGCGCGGGGCGGCCCGGCAGGGCGTACGCGTACGGGGAGGGGTCGGGCAGGACGGCCACGTCGCCCCCGTCCCGTACCGCCGAGGCCGCGCGCCGCGCCGCGACCCGCGCCGTGCGGTGCCGCGCGCCCGTGCGGACGCACGCGAGGAGCGCCACGAGCAGCGCGGCCAGCGAGGCGAAGCCCGTCACCTCGTCCCACGGCACGGCGGCCCGGACCTCCGGGTCCGCCCAGGTGTCCGGGAGGGGGTTGTGCGGGATGCGGGCCGTGCCGACGACGCCGAAGAGGCCGAGGCACACGGTGCTGCACAGGGCGAGGACGACGGCGAGCGCGGTGAGGAGGAGGGTCGCGGTGCGCGGGTGGAGGTGGCGCACCGCGAGGCGGCCGACCGGCAGCGCGGTCAGCGGGACGACGAACGGCAGGAAGACGACGTACTCCACGTACCTCAGCCCCCTCCGGAGCCCCCGGCCCCGCCACCCCCGAGCGGGCCGCCCGGCCCGCCGCCTTCGAGCGGGCCCTCCGGGCCGCCTCCCGCGAGCAGCTCGCGCACGAGGCGTTCGTCCTCCGCCGAGAGCGAGGTGACGAAGCTCGTGAGGACCGCGTCGCGGTCGTGCTCGCCGTCGAGCAGCCGCCGCATCCGCAGGGCCGCGAGCCCCGCCTCGTCGGCGACGGCGCTCCACAGGAAGGAGCGGCCCCGGCGCTCCCTGGTCACGGCGTCCTTGGAACGGAGCCGCGTCAGGATCGTCATGACAGTCGTGTACGCGAGTTCCCCACCGACGTGTTCGCGCACCCACCCGGCGGGTACGGGTCCGGGGGCGGAGTGGAGCACCGCGAGCACCCTGGCCTCCAGTTCGCCCTGTCCACGCCGTCGGCCGCCGTTCCGCTCGGTCCCGCTCACGCCCGCACCTCCTCGCACCCGCCCGCTCGCACCGGGTCCCGATCGTACCGAGCCGCGGCACCGGGCCCCGTCACCAACTTCTACAGTCCTGTAGTTTTCAGAACGAGGCAGTTTTCGGAACGAGTCACAACCGGCAGCACCCCCGAGACCAAGGAGCGAACACCATGGGAGTCACGCTGGCCAAGGGCGGCAACGTCTCACTGTCGAAGGAGGCCCCCGGGCTCACGTCGATCACGGTCGGACTGGGCTGGGACGTCCGGACCACGACGGGCAGCGACTACGACCTCGACGCGAGCGCGCTGCTCTGCTCGGCGGCCGGGAAGGTCGTCTCGGACGCGCACTTCGTCTTCTACAACAACCTGACCAGCCCGGACGGCTCCGTCCGCCACACCGGCGACAACCTGACGGGCGAGGGCGAGGGCGACGACGAGTCGATCGAGATCGACCTCGCCCAGGTCCCCGCCGACGTCGACAAGATCGTTTTCCCGGTGTCGATCCACGAGGCGGAGTCGCGCGGCCAGAGCTTCGGCCAGGTCCGCAACGCCTTCATCCGCGTCGTGAACCGCGAGGGCGGCACCGAACTGGCGCGATACGACCTCTCCGAGGACGCGTCGACCGAGACCGCGATGGTCTTCGGGGAGGTCTACCGGCACGGCACGGAGTGGAAGTTCCGCGCGGTCGGCCAGGGCTACGCCTCCGGGCTCGCGGGCATCGCCTCGGACTTCGGCGTCAACGTCTGAGCGGGGCGCGCGGAACGGGTACGGGCCGGGGGCCGGGTCGCCGTGACGGCGGCCCGGCCCCCGGCCCGTGACGCGGCGGCCCTGCGGGCGCCGGGAGGTCTCAGAGGTCGAACTCGTGCGGCGGCAGGCCCAGCGCGAAGCACGCCTCGCGCACGACGCCCTGCTCGTCCTTGTCGAAGTCGCCGTCGGCGCCGCCGATGACGATGCCGATCTGGATGACCGCGCGGGCCTCGGCGGGCTTCTTCTTGGCCTTGGCGATCTCCTGGAGGACACCGACCTTGCCGAAGTCGAAGTCGCTCGTGAGCTTGTCGAGATTGGCCTCGAAGCGGCGGCGCAGGTCGTCGGCGGGGAAGTTCTGGAGGACCTCGTTGGAGGTGATGAGCTGCGCGACCCGCTGCCGCTCGGAGGGGTCGACACTGCCGTCGGCCGCCGCCACGAGCGCGCACATCGCCATGCTCGCGTCGCGGAAGGCACCGCTCTTGAGGTCGTTCTTCTTCGCGACGAGCTGTCCCTGCATCGTCTGCGCGGAATCCTTGATGCGATCCCAGAGCGCCATGAGAACTCCGTCTCTCGTAAATCCCGGCCCGCCGGGCACGGCGGACCGACCACGGGCAGCCGCGCTGGACCCCCGTACTTCTACAGTGCTGTAGAAGCTACCAGTCGCGCCCCGGCACCCTTCCCAACGGACGGTCCGGCGGAAAAGATCCCGCCAGTCCCGCACGTCACACGGAGCGGCGGGGGCGGGGAACGGGCGAGGGCCCGCCTCCCCCCGCGCGTGTGCGGGGGGAGGCGGGCCCTCGTCGGTCCCGTCCGGGGGCGGCGGTCAGCCGTTGGCGGCGCCGTTGCCCGAGAGGACCGGGATGTCCTCCAGGAGGTGCGACAGCGGCTCGTCGCCCTTCGCCTGGGTGGAGTTCTCGGTGCACTGCTGGTTCTGGGGCGAGGACAGGACGTTGACGTCCTGGACCGCGATCGGCACGAGGCCGACGAGGGAACCGGCGTTGACCTTGGCGGGCAGGCCGATGCAGGGCTTGTTGAGCGAGCCCTGCACGAGCGCGAGCTGCGGGCTCATGTTCCCGTACGTCGCCTGGTTGCCGTACGCCTGCTGGGCGCCGTTGCCCGAGACGGAGGTCGTGCCACCGTCGTCGCCGAGCGCCATGGCGGGAGCGGCACCCGCACCCGCGACCGTGACGGCGACCGCGGCGGCGGCCCACAGCTTCTTCATGACTGTCCCCTTTCGGAAAGCGGACCCCGAGACAGGATCACCAGCCACCCCAACCGCCCCACCCCGTCCGGAGTTGCGCCGCGCGCCCGCATGACACCCGATCAGCTCACACGCCGCCCGCCCACAGGGGCCGCCGCTTGTCCGGCGTCCGCCGGGGAGCCGGTCGCCAGCCGGGGAGGCGATCGTCCGCCGGATAGCCGGTCGTCCGCCGGATAGCCCGTCGTCCGCCGGATGTCCGGTCGCCGGCCGGGGATCGGCGTTTACCACGGACCAGTGCCCCCTGGGGGCGGCGCCCGCGCAGTGTGCCCGTACGTGGGAGCGCGCGAGGGGGCGCAAGGCGCACGAATCCCTCATTCGCCCCCACACCGTGCGGTGAACGGGGGACCCTGGGGTGTGACGGCCTGAGCACGGGGCACGTCTGGCGACGATGAGGAAGCATGACGGAACCTGAACCCAGAGGCGGCGGCTGGAAGCGACAGGGCTTCATCCCCGTCAGCCGCCAGTCCTCCGAACAGCCCGCCACCCCCTACCCCGCGCCGCCCCCGCGCGCCGCCGCCCCGCCTCCCGCGCCGCCCCCGCCCGCGGACCCGGCGGCCCCCGATCCCTCGTACGAACCGGTCTTCGCGCGGCTGTGGCAGCGCTGGACCACCGAGGGCCGTACGGTGCCCGGCGAGCCCGACCCGGAGTGGGCCGCGCTCACCCGCCGCAGCCCCTGGCCGCGCTGAGGAACGGCCCCGGACGCGGCGAGGGCCGCCCTCCCCGGCGGGGAAGGCGGCCCTCGGTGCGCCGCGCGAGCGGCGCGCGGCGGCTCAGCTGTTGCCGGCGCCGTTGCCGGACAGGACCGGGATGTCGTCCAGGATGTGCGACAGCGGCTCGTCGCCCTTCGCCTGGGTCGAGTTCTCGGTGCACTGCTGGTTCTGCGGCGAGGACAGGACGTTGACGTCCTGGACCGCGATCGGCACCAGGCCGACGAGCGAACCGGCGTTGACCTTGGCGGGCAGGCCGATGCAGGGCTTGTTGAGCGAGCCCTGCACGAGCGCCAGCTGCGGGCTCATGTTGCCGTAGGTGGCCTGGTTGCCGTACGCCTGCTGCGCGCCGTTGCCGGAGACCGAGGTCGTGCCACCGTCGTTGGCGATCGCCATGGCGGGGGCGGCGACAGCGGCGCTCACGCCGACGACCGAAGCGGCGACGGCCGCGACAGACATGACCTTCTTGATCATGAGTGATCCTTTCGAGTACGGGCCCCGTCCCGGAGCACGCTGGTCAACTGACCGGCCGCGCTCGGGATGCGGGCGTTCACTCCAATGGCCCACGGATTCATCACACCGCTGTCACCGGGCGAAACACCCGTACGGCCTTCGCACGGGGTCAGCCGCCGCGGTTGTTGCGGGTGGGCCGGTTGGGGCGGCGGTGGAGGTGGAGGAAGGAGAGCCGGGTCAGGGTCTCGACGGAGCGCTCGCGGTCGCCTGCCGTGCCGACCGGCAGCGTCCGCGTGCGGCCCCGTGCCCGGACGGCGGCCTCCTGTTCCTGGAAGAGGTCGGCGTCCTCGGGCGCGACGCGCCACGTGAGCCGCCCGGCGGCCGTGTCCACGTGGACGGGTGACCAGCCGTCCGGACCGGGGGCGCCGACGCTCCCGGCGTGCAGGCGCAGGACGTAGGCGATGAGCCCGGCGCGCTCGCGCTGGGCCGCGTCGAGTTCGGCGTGCACCTCGGCGAGCCGGTCGACGAGGCGCAGTTCGCGCGCGCTCCAGGAGCGGGAACGTGAGCGGCGCGGGCCGCGGGCGGGGGTGGAGGCGTCGGCGGCGGTGGCGAGCGGAGGGGCGGGCCGGGGGGCCTTCGCGGGCTTGGTGGGCTTTCCGGGCCTGGCGGACCCGGCGGGCTTGCCGCCCTTGGCGGGGTGCTTCGCCGTCGCGGCGGGCTTGGCCGGGCCCGTGGACCTGGCGGGACCGGTGGGCCTGGCGGCTCCGGCCGCCTTGGCCGGACCGGCGGCCTTCGCGGGCTTGGCGGGGCGGGCGGCCTTGGGGGGCTTCGTCGCGGTACCGGCTCTGCCCCCGGCCCCCTTTCTCTCCACGGCGGTGCGCGTAGCCATCACGGATTCCTCCCTGGGCGGTGAACACAAAACGGGAACTGCCGTGAATTCGGCGGGCGAAGAACGCGGGCCACATCAAGGCAGTTGAGATGATAAACAGCGCTTCGCGGAAGAAATCGTGCCCACCACGCCGGTTCTTCTCAGAAATTCTTGCGAAACCGTACGAATCCGGGGGCACGGAGACGCTGAACGGGTGAAGGGGGGCGAGGGGGCGAAACCGATGGACGGTACGGCAGTTTGCCAGGAAGCAGCCGGCTGCCGCGTTCCGCGCCGACAGTCGCTGCGTACGCGCACGCTCCGTATCGCCCGTCGCCGCCCGCCCTTCCCGGGGCCGCCCCGAACGTCCCGGGGACAGCGTGCGGCGGCATCGAAAGGTTGGACATGATCAAGAAGTTCGCGGCCGCCGCCGCGCTCACCGCGGGTGTCGTCGCCCTCGGCGCCCCGCAGGCCCTCGCCCTCGCCGACGACGGCGGCACCACGTCGGTCTCCGGCAACGGCGCCAAGCAGTCGTACGGCAACCAGGCCACCTTCGGCGACCAGAGCCCGCAGCTCAGCCTGGTCCAGGGCTCGCTCAACAAGCCCTGCATCGGCCTCCCGGTCAAGGGCAACGTCGGCTCGCTCGTCGGCCTCGTGCCCGTCGCGGTCCAGGACGTCAACGTCCTGTCCTCGCCGCAGAACCAGCAGTGCACCGAGAACTCGACCCAGGCGAAGGGCGACGAGCCGCTGTCGCACATCCTGGACGACATCCCGGTCCTCTCGGGCAACGGCGCCGCCAACGGCTGACCGCCGCCCCCGGCGTCCCGGCGTCGAAGCGCCCCGCTCGTACGCGTCCCACCCAGGGACGCGTTACCGGCGGGGCGCGGCCGTGTGTGCGGGCGGGGCGGGGTCGTGTGTGCGGCGGGGGCGTGTGTGCGGGCGGGGTGCGGCCGTGTGCGGGACAGCGCGTCGGGGCGCGGGAGGGAGCAGTCGGGCTCGGCGGGGGCGCGGCCGGGAATTCGGCGCGGCGGATTTTCCGCACGGAATAAACGAACCTCTCTGCGAAATAACAGAGCGTCACCTTCCCCGCCTTAGGCGGGGTTTTTGTTT comes from Streptomyces sp. Tu6071 and encodes:
- a CDS encoding NACHT domain-containing protein translates to MVFAETAALRLGSKVAGAAGRAWLNRGRRTQERALTMEELIRLRLPGVRLQREVEAQFTHITNAVFDRLEPSLRHSFERREENSRQAVVDAVADTFAKGDLSDDALFATDVRAPELVRHLVTTTTPPPGLDAEETRLYELLLAECAEYYVRIVRGLPVFEERAVAELLARTATVGAEIARVLERLPDRSHFAPEGTDLDAAFRREYLALLSRDLDEVEMFRRVPGQDSPPRVPLSVAYMSLRTRGEEGPARTRRRPSVAGRLDMGQWEAAAEARSLRVESALSTRARVLLRGEAGTGKTTLLRWLAVTAARGAFTGELSEWNGLTPVLVKLREYGGGRPPLPERMLDGVAGMITGIMPRGWAERELSAGRVLLMVDGIDELVAGERPAVRDWLRRLLGVYPDIRVVVTSRPAAARAGWLTAEGFTPLHLDRMSPSDLAGFVRRWHQAVRASGSALPCAPEELPEYEEALLTALKDRAHLQALAGTPLLAAMLCAMHLAQGRRLPQNRMELYRNALNTLVHERDADRGIPSAADTRLTLDDKLVLLRDLAWRLSDNNRSEIDVPRAAAWMDQRLRTMRHVADLSGAAVLDQLRHRSGLLRDPAEDRIDFVHRTFQEYLAAAEAVDADRVGNLVGRAHLDLWRETIVLAAGHAQTRQREELLNGILDRADAERKYARKLRLVAASCQETCTSLPVGVAERVDAAIDRLLPPRRSTDPAALAAVGPSLLRKLPRALEGLSPTVAARTVETVALIGGEEALGMLATHAVRADTKTVDALVEAWSYFPAERYARDVLAVMTLESVFVVLKHAGQVRAGRTVPGITDVGIPQRPAEHKGVFQEIAAYPNLARLSVYLRSDDTLRALTRTPMPRLTTLSVRSTQGATTVPDLSAFAALEAFVLGGFDVSAWRSGALGTPPELWHLMLSGCTLDSTAPFPFSSLPSLTHVTLDDCRRTDGTPLTELSLPGIVVMSRD
- a CDS encoding M56 family metallopeptidase; the protein is MEYVVFLPFVVPLTALPVGRLAVRHLHPRTATLLLTALAVVLALCSTVCLGLFGVVGTARIPHNPLPDTWADPEVRAAVPWDEVTGFASLAALLVALLACVRTGARHRTARVAARRAASAVRDGGDVAVLPDPSPYAYALPGRPALVVVSRGMRECLTEREYAAVLAHERAHLAGRHHGLLLVARLAACANPLLRPLVGALAYGAERWADEEAARVVGDRRVTARAVGRAALSSRGRDDSAGLLPAFAAPGPVPRRVAALLAPAPVARWTGALWGPVGWAVLMAGGGVVVSAASSFNAAVTVVGVWMGAGVV
- a CDS encoding BlaI/MecI/CopY family transcriptional regulator; amino-acid sequence: MSGTERNGGRRRGQGELEARVLAVLHSAPGPVPAGWVREHVGGELAYTTVMTILTRLRSKDAVTRERRGRSFLWSAVADEAGLAALRMRRLLDGEHDRDAVLTSFVTSLSAEDERLVRELLAGGGPEGPLEGGGPGGPLGGGGAGGSGGG
- a CDS encoding TerD family protein; protein product: MGVTLAKGGNVSLSKEAPGLTSITVGLGWDVRTTTGSDYDLDASALLCSAAGKVVSDAHFVFYNNLTSPDGSVRHTGDNLTGEGEGDDESIEIDLAQVPADVDKIVFPVSIHEAESRGQSFGQVRNAFIRVVNREGGTELARYDLSEDASTETAMVFGEVYRHGTEWKFRAVGQGYASGLAGIASDFGVNV
- a CDS encoding tellurite resistance TerB family protein, translated to MALWDRIKDSAQTMQGQLVAKKNDLKSGAFRDASMAMCALVAAADGSVDPSERQRVAQLITSNEVLQNFPADDLRRRFEANLDKLTSDFDFGKVGVLQEIAKAKKKPAEARAVIQIGIVIGGADGDFDKDEQGVVREACFALGLPPHEFDL
- a CDS encoding rodlin; protein product: MKKLWAAAAVAVTVAGAGAAPAMALGDDGGTTSVSGNGAQQAYGNQATYGNMSPQLALVQGSLNKPCIGLPAKVNAGSLVGLVPIAVQDVNVLSSPQNQQCTENSTQAKGDEPLSHLLEDIPVLSGNGAANG
- a CDS encoding rodlin → MIKKVMSVAAVAASVVGVSAAVAAPAMAIANDGGTTSVSGNGAQQAYGNQATYGNMSPQLALVQGSLNKPCIGLPAKVNAGSLVGLVPIAVQDVNVLSSPQNQQCTENSTQAKGDEPLSHILDDIPVLSGNGAGNS